Proteins encoded in a region of the Atopobium sp. oral taxon 416 genome:
- a CDS encoding transposase, giving the protein MRRHLDATVATLESGLSNARVETINNKIKLTVRIAYSFRSLDNLFAMVMLRCLGVKVPLLGRA; this is encoded by the coding sequence ATCAGAAGGCATCTGGATGCCACAGTCGCCACCTTGGAGAGCGGCCTGTCCAACGCACGCGTGGAGACCATCAACAACAAGATCAAGCTGACCGTTAGGATAGCCTATAGCTTTCGCAGCCTCGACAACCTCTTCGCGATGGTGATGCTCAGATGCTTGGGGGTGAAGGTACCGCTGCTGGGGAGGGCCTAG
- a CDS encoding alpha/beta hydrolase translates to MKLLNQTIMTKLGSATLIGYILDNYERVDPNRRRPAIIFCPGGGFNHLSDREGEPLAVRMLTHGFQAFVLKYSLKPKCFPAALSELAESVKCLRDHAEELHIAPDAIFAAGASAGAHVAASLGVYAHSQLIRDLGYQPEDVEPNGMLLAYPVITAGKFAHTESIKALLGDKYNDQAARDQVSLERYADEHVCPTFIWTTATDTSVPPENALLFAEALQAHHCRYQLIVYPEGKHGSALGNRETAKPDGTYLASDILDWPERFADFARPIGHTFKNCEL, encoded by the coding sequence ATGAAATTGCTCAATCAGACCATTATGACAAAACTGGGGAGCGCCACACTCATCGGCTACATCTTGGATAACTACGAGCGGGTCGATCCAAACCGCAGACGCCCCGCGATTATCTTCTGCCCGGGCGGTGGCTTCAACCATCTCTCCGACCGTGAAGGAGAACCCTTAGCGGTCCGCATGCTCACCCATGGCTTTCAGGCCTTCGTGTTGAAGTACAGCCTCAAGCCGAAGTGCTTCCCCGCCGCGCTGTCTGAATTAGCCGAGAGCGTGAAGTGTCTACGCGACCACGCTGAGGAACTCCACATCGCCCCGGATGCGATCTTCGCCGCGGGAGCCTCCGCCGGCGCGCATGTCGCGGCAAGCCTCGGGGTCTATGCCCACAGCCAGCTGATCCGCGATCTGGGCTATCAACCAGAGGACGTTGAACCCAACGGGATGCTCCTCGCCTATCCGGTGATCACCGCCGGGAAGTTTGCCCACACCGAGTCGATCAAGGCTCTGTTGGGCGACAAGTACAACGACCAGGCTGCCCGCGATCAGGTCTCACTTGAGAGGTATGCCGACGAACACGTCTGCCCGACCTTCATTTGGACGACTGCAACCGACACCTCAGTCCCACCGGAGAATGCCTTGCTCTTCGCAGAGGCACTGCAGGCGCACCACTGTCGCTACCAACTGATCGTCTATCCGGAAGGCAAACACGGCTCTGCCCTCGGCAACCGTGAAACCGCAAAGCCTGACGGCACCTACCTTGCCAGCGACATTCTGGATTGGCCGGAGCGCTTCGCGGACTTTGCCCGCCCGATCGGCCACACCTTCAAAAATTGTGAGCTGTAG
- a CDS encoding HNH endonuclease, protein MEQHYEKFQRGYSPSKRYGRIWKRIRDQYVHEHPLCEICLKEDRYVAVEEVHHIVPLSEGGSNGESNLMSLCRSCHEKIHKERSDR, encoded by the coding sequence ATGGAACAACACTACGAGAAGTTCCAGCGCGGCTACTCCCCCAGCAAGCGTTATGGTAGGATCTGGAAACGAATCCGTGACCAGTATGTCCACGAACACCCGCTATGTGAGATATGCCTTAAGGAAGACCGCTATGTCGCCGTGGAGGAAGTCCACCACATTGTGCCGCTCTCCGAGGGTGGCTCGAACGGCGAATCGAATTTGATGAGCCTATGTCGCTCCTGCCACGAGAAGATTCATAAAGAACGCAGTGACAGATAA
- a CDS encoding transposase: MLARAGKARTGAAAKDGRPQVDRCGRDKLQEGPQLHDGHGRKVFDAFFKQIAVKGSSSIDLVSADGVRWVDDAMKEWVPYALRCTDTFHIVQ; encoded by the coding sequence ATGCTCGCGCGTGCTGGCAAGGCTCGAACAGGGGCAGCCGCCAAAGACGGCAGACCTCAGGTGGATAGGTGTGGACGAGACAAGCTACAAGAAGGGCCACAGCTACATGACGGCCATGGACGCAAGGTCTTCGACGCCTTCTTCAAGCAGATCGCCGTTAAGGGAAGCTCATCCATCGACCTTGTGAGTGCGGACGGGGTGCGTTGGGTGGACGATGCGATGAAGGAGTGGGTACCGTATGCGCTGCGCTGCACAGACACCTTCCACATCGTCCAGTAG
- the glgA gene encoding glycogen synthase GlgA, which translates to MATRKSRSSKPRNTSMRSRSSRSIAKPKAQKEAGESKVKEPAAAKPAAKAVPAPKATEPAKKAPAEAVKVEAAAKSEPKPAAKKEEPKPTPATKEAPKAAAPAAKPEPKPAAKKKAAPAPAPKEEPKAAAKPKPATKAATPEPAAKPTAAKREEHTKKTEALKPAVAKVEEAPAAKPAVKSAPANVSEAERPTPKAVPEAKKAEEPKKEAEPAKFEKATSEKPTKVEEKPRTAAEAPAAEPAPATAKEIPAEKTAEPEAAPEPEPEPLPQPRRSIAFIGSECYPFVKTGGLGDVMYALPKALVKQNCDVKVILPRYACIKQEWQEKMVYKGAFQMDLCSDGRQFYVGIMEYISPDGVVYDFIDNQDFFTNGNPYTNLVDDIPRYCYFGKAALSALLFLNWIPDIIHCHDWQAALVPVYLRTLFQSTELACSKTVLTIHNLRFQGKYNIPTIKYWSGLPDYVFNKDAMQEDWTEANMLKGGLTYADMITTVSGTYAEEIQTPEYGEGLDAHLHYHSGKLRGIVNGIDYDIWNPATDKLLEAPYDTKNVIDAKKENKKALQEELGLEQDDGKMVIGLISRLTSQKGLDLVTTVMEQLIDGNTQVVVLGTGEPQYEESFRWFENAHKGTVCSSIMYDEARSHHIYAGADALLVPSRFEPCGLTQLIAMHYGTIPVVRETGGLKDTVEPYNMFEDSGNGFTFDRYEPGLLLEAINRAKMLYFTSRESWDKMVKRDMEKNISWSKSASQYRDLYLQLTQ; encoded by the coding sequence ATGGCAACAAGAAAGTCAAGAAGCTCCAAGCCACGCAACACATCCATGAGGTCGAGATCTTCTCGCTCCATCGCAAAGCCGAAGGCTCAGAAGGAGGCAGGAGAGAGCAAAGTGAAAGAGCCTGCTGCCGCAAAGCCGGCAGCAAAGGCTGTACCTGCTCCGAAGGCCACAGAGCCTGCCAAGAAGGCACCTGCAGAGGCTGTAAAGGTAGAAGCAGCTGCAAAGTCCGAACCGAAGCCTGCTGCCAAGAAGGAGGAGCCAAAGCCTACACCTGCCACAAAGGAAGCTCCGAAAGCAGCTGCCCCTGCAGCCAAGCCTGAGCCGAAGCCAGCAGCAAAAAAGAAGGCCGCTCCCGCGCCGGCACCGAAAGAAGAGCCGAAGGCGGCTGCAAAGCCCAAGCCTGCTACAAAGGCAGCCACGCCTGAGCCTGCAGCAAAGCCCACAGCTGCCAAGAGGGAAGAGCACACCAAGAAGACGGAGGCTCTGAAGCCTGCAGTTGCGAAGGTAGAAGAAGCCCCGGCTGCAAAGCCGGCCGTGAAGTCAGCTCCTGCCAATGTGTCTGAGGCAGAAAGGCCTACACCGAAAGCTGTCCCCGAAGCAAAGAAGGCAGAGGAGCCTAAGAAGGAAGCAGAGCCTGCAAAGTTCGAGAAGGCAACTTCCGAGAAACCCACCAAGGTCGAAGAGAAGCCCAGGACAGCCGCTGAGGCACCTGCTGCTGAGCCGGCACCTGCCACGGCAAAGGAGATTCCCGCAGAGAAGACGGCTGAGCCTGAGGCAGCACCGGAGCCTGAACCCGAGCCACTCCCCCAGCCGAGGCGCTCCATCGCCTTCATCGGATCCGAGTGCTATCCCTTCGTCAAGACCGGTGGTCTCGGCGATGTCATGTATGCACTTCCAAAAGCTCTCGTGAAGCAGAATTGCGACGTAAAGGTCATCCTTCCGCGCTATGCCTGCATCAAGCAGGAGTGGCAGGAGAAGATGGTCTACAAGGGCGCCTTCCAGATGGATCTCTGCTCTGACGGCAGGCAGTTCTATGTCGGCATCATGGAATACATCTCCCCTGACGGTGTAGTCTATGACTTCATCGACAACCAGGACTTCTTCACAAATGGCAACCCGTACACGAACCTCGTGGATGACATCCCGCGCTACTGCTACTTCGGAAAGGCAGCGCTCTCTGCCCTGCTCTTCCTCAACTGGATTCCTGACATCATCCACTGCCATGACTGGCAGGCAGCGCTTGTCCCGGTCTATCTGCGCACGCTCTTCCAGAGCACAGAGCTCGCATGCTCAAAGACCGTACTCACAATCCACAACCTGCGCTTCCAGGGCAAGTACAACATCCCGACGATCAAGTACTGGTCCGGACTTCCCGACTATGTCTTCAACAAGGATGCCATGCAGGAAGACTGGACCGAGGCCAACATGCTCAAGGGTGGCCTCACCTACGCCGATATGATCACAACGGTCTCCGGCACCTATGCAGAAGAGATCCAGACGCCGGAATACGGCGAGGGTCTCGATGCCCATCTGCACTACCACTCCGGCAAGCTTCGCGGTATCGTGAACGGCATCGACTACGACATCTGGAACCCGGCAACGGACAAGCTCCTCGAGGCTCCCTATGACACCAAGAACGTGATTGATGCTAAGAAGGAAAATAAGAAGGCGCTCCAGGAAGAACTCGGCCTCGAACAGGACGACGGCAAGATGGTCATCGGCCTCATCTCCCGCCTCACGAGCCAGAAGGGCCTCGACCTCGTCACGACCGTCATGGAGCAGCTCATCGACGGCAATACGCAGGTTGTTGTCCTCGGCACCGGCGAGCCCCAGTATGAGGAATCCTTCCGCTGGTTCGAGAATGCCCACAAGGGCACCGTCTGCTCGAGCATCATGTACGACGAGGCACGTTCGCACCACATCTATGCTGGTGCCGATGCACTCCTCGTACCTTCCCGCTTCGAGCCCTGTGGTCTCACCCAGCTCATTGCCATGCACTATGGCACGATTCCTGTCGTCCGTGAGACCGGCGGCCTCAAGGATACGGTTGAGCCGTACAACATGTTCGAAGACTCCGGCAACGGCTTCACATTCGACCGCTATGAGCCGGGCCTGTTGCTCGAAGCAATCAACCGCGCCAAGATGCTCTACTTCACGAGTCGCGAGTCCTGGGACAAGATGGTCAAGCGCGACATGGAGAAGAATATCTCCTGGAGCAAATCTGCATCCCAGTACCGTGACCTCTATCTCCAACTGACACAGTAG
- a CDS encoding lyase family protein has translation MLPTRSFEEPKNQDIVKSDRTHLQDAIPIASSREISGWRNLIEVGVEDIRISLPRLYKLVLGGTAVEAGLNAPKGFDTLIAQKLQKIDYRSPLRERSQQVPCPDR, from the coding sequence ATGCTACCCACCAGAAGTTTCGAAGAGCCGAAAAACCAAGACATCGTGAAGTCCGACCGTACACACCTCCAGGATGCGATCCCCATCGCCTCCAGCCGGGAAATTTCAGGCTGGCGCAACCTCATCGAGGTGGGCGTAGAGGATATCCGGATAAGCCTGCCTAGACTCTACAAGCTGGTGCTCGGCGGTACCGCTGTGGAAGCCGGCCTCAACGCCCCGAAAGGCTTTGATACCTTAATAGCCCAGAAATTGCAGAAGATCGATTACCGATCTCCCCTTCGCGAGCGATCCCAACAAGTTCCATGCCCTGACCGGTAA
- a CDS encoding NADP-dependent malic enzyme, which yields MDETSRKSLEFHEKLHGKIEVIARAKAETNEDLALLYTPGVAEPCRQIQKDYSKQWDLTRKGHLVAVITDGSAVLGLGDIGPAAGMPVMEGKCLLFKEFGDVDAIPLCVDTHDVDKFVETVYLISKSFGGINLEDIAAPRCFEIEQKLKERCDIPVFHDDQHGTAIVTAAGLLNATKVTGKKMGDLKIVMSGAGAAGLAIATLLEHMGFGDVILCDHVGSIYDGRDGLNPYKQKVAKYTNKNKEQGSLADVIKGADAFIGVSKPHLVTQDMIKSMNDSAIVFACANPTPEIMPDEAKAAGAAVIATGRSDFPNQINNVLVFPGIFKGALRAHAHAITEDMEIAAAEAIAGLVPEDQLSPTKIIPSALDKTVADVVAKAVAERA from the coding sequence ATGGACGAAACCAGCAGAAAGAGCCTTGAGTTCCACGAGAAGCTGCACGGCAAGATCGAAGTGATCGCCCGCGCCAAAGCAGAGACCAACGAGGATTTGGCTCTGCTCTACACCCCAGGTGTCGCAGAGCCCTGCCGTCAGATCCAGAAAGATTATTCAAAGCAGTGGGACCTCACCCGCAAAGGACACCTCGTCGCCGTAATCACCGACGGTTCCGCAGTCCTCGGCCTGGGCGACATCGGCCCGGCTGCCGGCATGCCAGTTATGGAGGGCAAGTGCCTCCTGTTCAAGGAGTTCGGCGACGTCGATGCAATCCCACTGTGCGTTGATACCCACGATGTGGACAAGTTCGTCGAGACCGTCTATCTGATTTCGAAGTCCTTCGGAGGCATCAACCTCGAGGACATCGCAGCTCCGCGCTGTTTCGAGATTGAGCAGAAGCTTAAGGAGCGCTGCGACATCCCGGTCTTCCACGACGACCAGCACGGCACCGCAATCGTCACCGCGGCAGGCTTACTCAACGCTACCAAGGTCACCGGCAAGAAGATGGGCGATCTTAAGATCGTTATGTCCGGCGCTGGCGCAGCAGGCCTTGCAATTGCGACGCTGCTCGAGCACATGGGTTTCGGCGACGTGATCCTCTGCGACCACGTGGGCTCAATCTACGATGGCCGCGACGGCCTCAACCCCTACAAGCAGAAAGTCGCAAAGTACACCAACAAAAACAAGGAGCAGGGCTCACTTGCTGACGTAATCAAGGGTGCCGACGCCTTCATCGGTGTCTCCAAGCCGCACCTGGTTACCCAGGACATGATCAAGTCCATGAACGACAGTGCAATCGTCTTTGCGTGTGCGAACCCGACGCCAGAGATCATGCCGGACGAGGCTAAGGCTGCAGGCGCTGCCGTTATCGCAACCGGCCGCTCTGACTTCCCGAACCAGATCAACAACGTCCTGGTCTTCCCAGGCATCTTCAAGGGCGCTCTCAGGGCCCATGCCCACGCAATCACCGAGGATATGGAGATTGCAGCTGCTGAGGCAATCGCCGGTCTGGTCCCCGAGGATCAGCTCTCCCCGACCAAGATCATCCCCTCTGCGCTTGATAAGACGGTCGCAGATGTCGTGGCAAAAGCTGTAGCTGAGCGAGCATAA
- a CDS encoding type II toxin-antitoxin system RelB/DinJ family antitoxin — MSTVPTQIRIDANVKKQANELFSELGMDMSGAVNIFLRQCILRGGLPFTVEVPQYSQKVLDAMSEARRISRDPGVSGYTNMDDLRKALEE; from the coding sequence ATGTCTACAGTTCCTACTCAGATTCGTATAGATGCAAACGTTAAGAAGCAGGCCAACGAACTCTTCAGTGAACTTGGCATGGACATGTCCGGCGCAGTAAACATTTTTCTCCGGCAGTGTATCTTAAGAGGCGGTCTTCCGTTTACCGTAGAGGTTCCGCAGTACTCTCAGAAAGTTTTGGATGCCATGAGTGAGGCCAGACGTATTTCCCGTGATCCTGGCGTGTCGGGATATACAAACATGGACGATCTCAGGAAAGCGCTCGAAGAGTAA
- a CDS encoding type II toxin-antitoxin system YafQ family toxin gives MLTVKFTTAYKKSYKLMKKRGENLSLLEEVVDALRQGKVLDKRFCDHELKGNLKGFRECHIQPDWLLIYLIENDILTLTLVDTGSHSDLLNL, from the coding sequence ATGCTGACGGTCAAGTTCACCACAGCTTATAAGAAAAGCTATAAGCTGATGAAGAAACGTGGAGAGAACCTTTCTCTTCTGGAAGAGGTAGTTGACGCTTTACGTCAGGGTAAAGTGTTGGATAAGAGATTCTGCGACCATGAACTCAAAGGAAATCTCAAAGGCTTTCGGGAATGCCATATCCAGCCGGACTGGCTTTTGATCTATTTGATAGAGAATGACATCCTCACTTTAACGCTTGTGGATACAGGAAGTCATTCTGACCTGCTGAATCTCTAA
- a CDS encoding lyase family protein: MTGKNAIVFSHDAVKALATNMTKIANDVRGLVSGPRDSIGEITIPANEPGSFIMRGKVNPAQCKAVAMVAVQVMGNDTAIGIDVSQGDFELNVFMPVIAYNYLQPVRLLLDAICFFTKHCASGIKANKQKMHYNLHRSLIVVTILSRHIGYEHAAKVVQYAFAHNTSLWKACVSLGYLSEEKFDSVFKPEEMV; this comes from the coding sequence CTGACCGGTAAGAACGCGATCGTCTTCAGTCACGACGCCGTGAAAGCACTTGCGACAAACATGACGAAGATCGCAAACGATGTCCGAGGGCTGGTGTCAGGACCGCGCGACAGCATAGGCGAGATCACGATCCCCGCCAATGAGCCCGGCAGTTTCATCATGCGCGGCAAGGTCAACCCCGCCCAGTGTAAGGCGGTCGCGATGGTCGCCGTCCAGGTTATGGGCAACGACACCGCGATTGGTATCGACGTAAGCCAAGGCGACTTTGAGCTCAATGTCTTTATGCCGGTGATCGCATACAATTATCTGCAGCCGGTGAGATTGCTCTTAGATGCAATCTGCTTCTTCACCAAGCACTGTGCGAGCGGTATCAAGGCTAACAAGCAGAAGATGCACTACAACCTGCACCGATCACTGATAGTCGTGACGATTCTGAGTCGCCACATCGGCTATGAGCATGCCGCCAAGGTGGTACAATACGCATTTGCGCACAATACTTCGCTTTGGAAAGCTTGTGTATCATTAGGCTATCTGAGCGAAGAGAAGTTCGATTCAGTCTTTAAACCCGAGGAGATGGTTTAA